One segment of Niabella beijingensis DNA contains the following:
- a CDS encoding sugar phosphate isomerase/epimerase family protein gives MKRFGLLLLLMTGMIIGAAAQGTVKRPDPQPAADTREPFKLGMAGYTFAKFGLDTALQTLQRADVHYLCIKDFHLPINSTDEDIAAFHQKLKDKGVTGYGVGPIYMKTEAEVDRAFEYAKRVGVKLIVGVPNYDLLPYVNKKVKEYDMKYAIHLHGPDMPLYPDADDVWKNVKNLDPRMGMCLDIGHDTRNGKDAVADLKKYHTRVFDIHLKDVTGPTKQGYSVEVGRGIINFPAFVKMLRQVGYTGVVSLEHERNMDNPFMGIAESVGYFRAMLVATKK, from the coding sequence ATGAAACGATTTGGTTTGCTTTTGTTGTTAATGACCGGAATGATTATCGGGGCGGCTGCCCAGGGAACCGTAAAACGCCCGGATCCGCAGCCTGCTGCTGATACACGTGAACCCTTTAAGCTGGGAATGGCCGGATATACCTTTGCAAAATTTGGCCTGGACACCGCATTACAGACACTGCAGCGGGCAGATGTGCACTATCTCTGCATCAAGGATTTTCATTTGCCGATCAATAGTACCGACGAAGATATCGCGGCTTTTCATCAAAAACTGAAAGACAAGGGCGTTACCGGTTATGGTGTAGGGCCGATCTATATGAAGACCGAAGCCGAGGTGGACCGGGCTTTTGAATATGCAAAACGGGTAGGGGTAAAACTGATCGTGGGAGTACCCAATTATGACTTGCTGCCTTATGTAAATAAAAAAGTAAAGGAATACGACATGAAATATGCCATTCATCTGCACGGCCCGGATATGCCCCTCTATCCCGATGCAGATGATGTATGGAAAAATGTCAAGAACCTGGATCCCCGGATGGGTATGTGCCTGGACATCGGCCATGATACCCGCAACGGAAAGGATGCAGTTGCCGATCTTAAGAAATACCACACCCGCGTATTTGATATTCATCTGAAAGATGTTACCGGGCCTACAAAACAGGGCTATTCCGTAGAAGTGGGACGGGGCATCATCAATTTCCCCGCTTTTGTAAAGATGCTGCGCCAGGTAGGATACACCGGAGTGGTGAGCCTGGAACACGAGCGGAATATGGACAACCCGTTCATGGGTATTGCTGAATCTGTAGGTTACTTCAGGGCAATGCTGGTGGCTACGAAGAAATAG
- a CDS encoding GbsR/MarR family transcriptional regulator: protein MVATKKELYQDMVAFYGNLYGLPPLNAKIYVYMMLDLKADGYTFDELLEKFNVSKSSLSNSLQMLVQNKYVEYITPIDSRKRYYRINPKFMGIRFGNILDKLLREKELMQRMIQFNKQTRHPNEPAIKGISQYISILNKHIKTIESTVKTLHQ from the coding sequence ATGGTAGCAACAAAAAAAGAATTATATCAGGACATGGTGGCGTTCTACGGCAACCTTTACGGCCTGCCGCCCCTGAACGCAAAGATCTATGTGTACATGATGCTGGATCTGAAAGCGGACGGTTATACGTTTGATGAGCTTCTCGAAAAGTTCAACGTCAGCAAAAGTTCCCTGTCCAACAGCCTGCAGATGCTGGTGCAGAATAAATATGTGGAATACATCACGCCGATCGATTCCCGGAAACGGTATTACCGCATCAATCCTAAGTTTATGGGCATCCGTTTCGGGAATATACTCGATAAGCTGCTGCGTGAAAAAGAGCTGATGCAACGGATGATACAGTTTAACAAACAAACCCGGCATCCCAACGAACCGGCCATCAAAGGGATCAGTCAATATATCAGCATTCTCAATAAACATATAAAAACAATCGAGTCAACTGTCAAAACCCTACACCAATAA
- a CDS encoding efflux RND transporter periplasmic adaptor subunit: MNTKISIVTGSIILVLLAACGGKKQAPNPNAARPYPVIAVPVKSVTGFSTYPASIQGRNNNDVRAKISGYIKEVLVDEGQAVRKGQLLFRLETNTLSQTADAARSGVGAAEAGISTAEANVNAAQVEVNKLTPLVEKNIISNVQLETAKANLRSAQSQLMQAKANRSQAQANYRSAAANVEYSVIRSPIDGIVGKLPLRVGSLVGPTDQTPITTVSDVSEIYAYFSMNEKEYLNFLEQTPGLTVAQKLNNIPAVDLELANGSLYGQKGKVKAVTGQIDPGTGTILFRVSFPNQGRLLANGNSGTIKIPKTYTDVLAVPEAATFEQQGIIYVYKVGKDTVNSVVVGVLDRINNMALLGGGVKKGDTIIAAGVGGLRNGAAVIPRPVDFDSITNAIKPVF; this comes from the coding sequence ATGAATACAAAGATCAGTATTGTAACAGGCAGCATTATTTTAGTGCTTTTAGCTGCCTGCGGAGGAAAGAAACAAGCCCCCAACCCCAATGCCGCGCGGCCTTATCCGGTAATAGCGGTTCCTGTTAAAAGTGTGACCGGTTTCAGTACGTATCCGGCCAGCATCCAGGGCCGTAACAACAACGACGTACGCGCAAAAATTTCGGGGTATATCAAAGAAGTACTCGTGGATGAAGGTCAGGCCGTTCGCAAGGGACAGCTCCTTTTCCGCCTCGAAACCAATACACTTTCCCAAACAGCCGATGCCGCCAGAAGCGGTGTGGGTGCAGCAGAAGCCGGCATCAGCACGGCGGAGGCCAATGTAAATGCGGCCCAGGTGGAAGTAAACAAGTTAACGCCGCTGGTGGAAAAGAACATCATCAGCAATGTACAGCTGGAAACCGCAAAGGCCAACCTGCGCTCTGCGCAAAGCCAGCTGATGCAGGCCAAGGCCAACCGCAGCCAGGCCCAGGCCAACTACCGCAGTGCTGCGGCCAACGTGGAATATTCCGTTATCCGCAGCCCGATAGACGGTATCGTGGGTAAACTGCCGCTGCGGGTGGGCAGCCTGGTAGGCCCCACGGACCAGACCCCCATTACCACGGTATCCGATGTAAGCGAGATCTATGCTTATTTTTCAATGAATGAAAAGGAATACCTGAACTTCCTGGAGCAGACACCAGGGCTTACCGTTGCTCAAAAACTGAACAACATTCCCGCAGTTGACCTGGAACTGGCAAACGGCTCCTTATACGGGCAAAAAGGAAAAGTAAAAGCGGTAACCGGACAGATCGATCCCGGCACCGGAACCATCCTGTTCCGGGTATCCTTCCCCAACCAGGGGCGCCTGCTGGCAAACGGGAACAGCGGTACTATTAAAATTCCAAAAACCTATACAGATGTGCTGGCGGTGCCGGAAGCAGCTACTTTCGAACAACAAGGGATCATCTATGTGTATAAAGTAGGAAAGGATACAGTAAACTCTGTTGTGGTGGGCGTTCTGGACCGCATTAACAATATGGCCCTGCTGGGTGGCGGCGTTAAAAAAGGAGATACGATCATTGCTGCCGGAGTGGGCGGACTGAGGAACGGCGCTGCCGTAATTCCCCGTCCCGTAGATTTTGACAGTATTACTAACGCCATTAAACCTGTTTTTTAA
- the miaA gene encoding tRNA (adenosine(37)-N6)-dimethylallyltransferase MiaA, producing the protein MPFQKNTLVVIAGPTAVGKTAVAIEVARALNTVILSADSRQCFKELAVGVARPSEAELEAIPHFFIASHSIHDEMNAALYETYALELLENLFQQYPVVVLAGGTGLYIKALLEGLDPVPAVAPGLRNRIIRNYEAGGISWLQQELEVRDPLFASRGEMQNPQRMMRALEVMEATGQSIIGFQSNTKQPRPFDVLSVGLELPRPLLYERINQRVLNMIEAGLEEEVRQLLPLRHHNALQTVGYQELFQYFDGTLTREAAVALIQQHTRHYAKRQLTWFKKQPAFHWMDAAAYPIILPFIKSRLKQIRK; encoded by the coding sequence ATGCCCTTTCAAAAAAATACACTGGTTGTAATTGCAGGCCCCACGGCTGTGGGTAAGACGGCTGTTGCTATTGAGGTAGCACGTGCATTGAATACCGTGATCCTTTCGGCAGACAGCCGCCAGTGTTTTAAAGAACTGGCGGTTGGGGTGGCCCGCCCGTCTGAAGCTGAACTGGAAGCCATTCCTCATTTTTTTATTGCCTCCCACAGCATTCATGATGAAATGAATGCCGCCCTTTATGAAACCTATGCATTGGAATTACTGGAAAACCTGTTTCAGCAATATCCGGTAGTGGTGCTGGCAGGCGGTACCGGCCTTTACATAAAAGCGCTCCTTGAAGGACTGGACCCGGTGCCGGCTGTGGCCCCCGGTCTGCGGAACAGGATCATCCGCAATTATGAAGCCGGTGGCATCTCCTGGCTGCAACAGGAGTTGGAGGTCAGAGATCCGCTGTTTGCTTCCAGGGGCGAAATGCAGAATCCGCAGCGTATGATGCGCGCATTGGAAGTGATGGAAGCTACCGGCCAATCCATTATCGGCTTTCAGTCGAACACAAAACAACCCCGTCCTTTTGATGTATTGTCTGTCGGACTGGAGCTTCCAAGGCCTTTGCTTTACGAGCGCATCAACCAGCGTGTCCTAAACATGATAGAAGCCGGACTGGAAGAAGAGGTACGCCAATTACTGCCCCTGCGCCATCACAATGCCCTGCAGACGGTCGGCTACCAGGAATTGTTTCAGTATTTCGACGGTACGCTTACGCGCGAAGCCGCTGTAGCCCTCATCCAGCAGCATACCCGGCACTACGCCAAACGGCAGCTGACCTGGTTTAAAAAACAGCCGGCGTTTCACTGGATGGACGCTGCCGCTTACCCGATTATTTTACCGTTTATAAAATCCCGGCTGAAACAAATAAGAAAATAG
- a CDS encoding efflux RND transporter permease subunit, giving the protein MIKTFINRPILSTVISVILVLLGILGVISLPVTQYPDIAPPTVNVRATYTGANAETVQKSVIIPIEEQVNGVEGMDYITSTAGNDGSATINVFFKQGIDPDIAAVNVQNRVARATPLLPAEVTRAGVVTQKQQTSALMFLTFYTTNKELNDVFLQNYLDINIIPGIKRIYGVGDATVFGGKSYSMRIWLDPQKLAAYGVQPSDVTAAINSQSQEAAAGSVGQNSGSSFEYVIKYKGKFNEQSQYEDIIIKSLGQGQFLRLKDVASVKLDALSYAGVGESSGNPGISMGIFQTPGSNAQQIIVDIKKYLAETEKTLPQGINYVINYDTNEFLEASIEKVIHTLVEAFILVFIVVYIFLQDFRSTLIPAIAVPVSIVGTFFFLNLMGFSLNLLTLFALVLAIGIVVDDAIVVVEAVHAKMDHGEKDPKKATLDAMHEITGAIISITLVMAAVFIPVTFISGPTGVFYKQFGITLIVAILISAVNALSLSPALCALILRPHPEDHEHKKKNFLQRFFASFNTAFNAMTTRYGKAFIFLIRHKWVTLIILVASLGLIFFISNRTPTGFVPAEDRGIIFANVELPPSATMDRTYQAMKELTAKASKIPGIQGVTFSTGRSLIAGSGSNYGLAFIKLAPFKDRNSADGQSVDDITKKLFGVGATIPDSRMIFFSPPSVPGFGNSAGFQLSLLNKGGQSIDELDATTQRFIGELMKRPEIQFAQTSFNTKYPQYEMVINVPKASEAGVSVSNLLATMQGYIGGIYAADFTKYGKQYRVMVQALPDARMDVNSLNSFFIKTGNGEMAPVSQFVTLERAYGPQSVTRFNLFSSADLTGAANAGYSTGDAIKAVQEVAQTSLSTSYGIDYSGLTREEINAGSQTLIIFALSLIFVYFILSAQYESYIIPLSVIISLPMGVMGAYFGQWLFGLENNIYFQIALIMLVGLLAKNAILIVEFGVQRRHKGESIPMAAINAAKARLRPILMTSFAFIAGMMPLVYATGIGAIGNRSIATGAASGLLIGTILGLLVIPVLFVIFQWLQEKIRPAKINKAEKLSE; this is encoded by the coding sequence ATGATTAAAACATTTATCAACCGACCGATCCTGTCTACGGTTATCTCCGTAATACTCGTATTACTGGGAATCCTGGGAGTGATCTCCCTGCCCGTAACACAGTATCCAGATATCGCCCCGCCCACGGTAAACGTGCGGGCGACCTATACCGGTGCCAACGCTGAGACCGTACAGAAAAGCGTGATCATCCCCATTGAAGAACAGGTGAATGGTGTGGAAGGGATGGATTATATCACGTCCACTGCCGGTAACGACGGTAGCGCCACTATCAACGTATTCTTTAAACAGGGTATCGATCCGGACATTGCCGCGGTAAACGTGCAGAACCGTGTGGCCCGCGCCACCCCCCTGCTTCCCGCTGAAGTGACACGTGCCGGGGTGGTTACGCAAAAGCAACAGACCAGTGCCCTTATGTTCCTTACCTTTTATACTACCAATAAGGAACTGAATGACGTATTCCTTCAGAACTATCTTGATATCAATATTATTCCCGGTATCAAACGGATCTATGGTGTGGGTGATGCCACCGTGTTCGGGGGAAAATCCTATTCCATGCGGATCTGGCTCGATCCGCAAAAGCTGGCGGCTTATGGGGTACAGCCCAGTGACGTAACAGCAGCCATCAACAGCCAGAGCCAGGAGGCCGCAGCCGGATCTGTGGGTCAGAACAGCGGTAGCTCCTTTGAATATGTGATCAAGTACAAGGGTAAATTCAATGAACAAAGCCAGTATGAGGATATCATCATCAAGTCGCTGGGACAGGGCCAGTTCTTACGCCTGAAAGACGTTGCTTCCGTAAAACTGGACGCACTTTCTTATGCAGGTGTCGGGGAAAGCTCCGGTAATCCCGGTATCAGTATGGGTATCTTCCAGACACCCGGATCCAACGCCCAGCAGATCATTGTTGACATTAAAAAGTACCTGGCGGAAACCGAGAAAACATTGCCACAGGGGATCAATTATGTGATCAACTATGACACCAACGAATTCCTGGAAGCCTCTATCGAAAAAGTGATCCACACATTGGTGGAGGCCTTTATCCTGGTATTTATCGTTGTTTATATTTTCCTGCAGGACTTCCGCTCCACCCTCATCCCGGCTATCGCGGTGCCCGTATCTATTGTGGGAACCTTCTTCTTCCTCAATCTGATGGGGTTCTCACTGAACCTGCTCACGCTGTTTGCGCTGGTACTGGCAATCGGGATCGTGGTGGATGATGCTATCGTCGTCGTGGAGGCCGTCCATGCCAAAATGGACCACGGGGAAAAGGATCCCAAAAAAGCGACGCTGGATGCCATGCATGAGATCACGGGTGCCATCATCTCGATCACGCTGGTAATGGCCGCCGTATTTATACCCGTTACATTTATCAGTGGTCCGACCGGGGTATTTTATAAGCAGTTTGGTATCACCCTTATCGTGGCGATCCTGATCTCTGCCGTTAACGCGCTTTCGCTCAGTCCGGCACTCTGTGCCCTGATCCTGCGGCCGCATCCGGAAGACCACGAACACAAAAAGAAGAACTTCCTGCAGCGTTTCTTTGCCAGCTTCAATACGGCTTTCAATGCAATGACCACGCGGTACGGAAAGGCTTTTATTTTCCTGATCCGCCACAAATGGGTGACCCTGATCATCCTGGTGGCCTCACTCGGATTGATCTTTTTCATCAGCAACCGCACGCCGACCGGCTTTGTGCCTGCTGAAGACCGTGGGATCATATTCGCCAATGTGGAGCTGCCACCCAGCGCCACCATGGACCGTACCTATCAGGCAATGAAAGAGCTTACTGCCAAGGCTTCGAAGATACCCGGTATCCAGGGTGTTACCTTCAGCACCGGCCGCAGCCTGATCGCCGGTTCCGGCAGCAACTACGGCCTGGCATTTATCAAGCTGGCGCCGTTCAAGGACCGTAACTCGGCAGACGGCCAGAGTGTGGACGATATCACGAAGAAACTATTTGGTGTGGGTGCAACGATCCCGGATTCAAGAATGATCTTCTTCAGTCCGCCCAGTGTCCCCGGTTTTGGTAACAGTGCGGGTTTCCAGCTCTCACTGCTCAATAAGGGAGGACAATCGATCGATGAACTGGATGCAACCACCCAGCGTTTTATCGGCGAGCTGATGAAGCGCCCGGAGATACAGTTTGCGCAAACCTCCTTTAATACAAAATATCCGCAGTATGAAATGGTGATCAACGTGCCCAAGGCCAGCGAAGCCGGTGTGTCCGTTAGCAACCTGCTGGCTACCATGCAGGGGTATATCGGTGGTATTTACGCAGCAGACTTTACAAAGTATGGTAAGCAATACCGGGTAATGGTACAGGCCTTGCCGGACGCACGGATGGACGTCAACAGCCTGAACTCCTTTTTCATAAAGACCGGTAACGGTGAGATGGCGCCGGTGTCACAGTTTGTAACGCTGGAGCGTGCCTATGGTCCGCAGTCCGTAACCCGCTTCAACCTGTTCTCTTCCGCGGATCTTACCGGTGCGGCTAATGCCGGCTACAGTACAGGTGACGCGATCAAGGCGGTACAGGAAGTGGCGCAGACCTCTCTTTCCACCAGCTATGGCATCGACTATTCCGGCCTGACCAGGGAGGAGATCAATGCAGGGTCACAAACCCTGATCATCTTTGCACTCAGCCTTATATTCGTTTACTTTATCCTCAGTGCCCAGTATGAAAGCTATATCATTCCCCTTTCGGTGATCATTTCACTGCCGATGGGAGTAATGGGCGCCTACTTCGGGCAATGGCTGTTCGGACTGGAGAACAATATTTATTTCCAGATCGCACTGATCATGCTGGTGGGGCTCCTCGCAAAGAATGCGATCCTGATCGTGGAGTTCGGGGTGCAGCGCCGGCATAAAGGCGAGAGTATTCCCATGGCGGCCATCAATGCTGCCAAGGCAAGGCTGCGTCCCATCCTGATGACCTCGTTCGCATTTATCGCCGGTATGATGCCGCTGGTTTATGCAACCGGCATCGGCGCCATCGGTAACCGGTCCATTGCCACAGGTGCCGCATCGGGCCTGCTGATCGGTACGATTTTAGGATTACTGGTGATTCCCGTGTTGTTTGTGATCTTCCAGTGGCTGCAGGAAAAGATACGTCCGGCAAAGATCAACAAGGCAGAAAAACTATCCGAATAA
- a CDS encoding efflux transporter outer membrane subunit → MKSRINKTIYTVLPGSLLMMILLSGCFVAKPYQRPKELVDDSYYRTDQLPADSANMADVSWKEIFTDDKLTGYINKALEQNLDIRTAIQQIAAAEAYMKQGKANYFPTLSAGPSVMYQTNSLNTQLGQLAGGHRLHLFQYSISGSLSWEADVWGKIKSNKEDAVANFLKSQAAHQAVKSDLIAAVADTYYQLMSLDEQKKITEETIRYREQNLETTKALKNSGTLTQVAVKQSEALLLNSRGILVSLDNSIKLMENYFCMLLSIPPQPIERNTLDQQQINTPLATGVPVQLLANRPDVKEAEFSYMNAFHLTNAAKAGFYPSLTLSASGGLQSVDFDKLFSVSSLFATATGSLLQPILNKRQIRTQYEVSQANQQIAYNGYKKTILNAAKEVSDALFSYDAQQQLIGFKKQEFQEYDSATQYSQELVNNGMGNYLDVITAMTNKLQAELNYVDAKYGKLNAVIQLYKALGGGWK, encoded by the coding sequence ATGAAATCTAGAATCAATAAAACAATATATACCGTCTTACCGGGATCATTGCTGATGATGATCCTGCTGTCGGGATGTTTTGTAGCAAAACCTTACCAGCGGCCAAAGGAGCTGGTAGACGACAGCTACTACCGCACCGACCAGCTCCCTGCTGATTCCGCAAACATGGCCGATGTTTCCTGGAAAGAGATCTTTACCGATGACAAGCTCACGGGATATATCAACAAAGCGCTGGAACAGAACCTGGACATCCGCACCGCCATCCAGCAGATCGCTGCAGCAGAGGCCTACATGAAGCAGGGCAAAGCAAACTACTTTCCCACTTTATCAGCCGGTCCTTCCGTAATGTACCAGACCAACTCCCTGAACACACAGCTGGGACAGCTTGCCGGCGGACACCGCCTGCACCTCTTTCAGTACAGCATCAGTGGCAGTTTATCCTGGGAAGCAGATGTGTGGGGGAAAATAAAAAGCAATAAAGAAGACGCCGTTGCTAATTTCCTGAAATCGCAGGCCGCTCACCAGGCTGTAAAATCAGATCTGATCGCCGCCGTTGCCGATACCTATTACCAGCTGATGTCGCTCGATGAGCAAAAGAAGATCACGGAGGAAACGATCCGCTACCGTGAGCAGAACCTGGAAACAACAAAGGCACTCAAAAATTCCGGTACCCTTACACAGGTAGCGGTAAAGCAAAGCGAAGCACTGTTGCTCAACTCCCGGGGTATCCTGGTCAGTCTCGACAACAGCATCAAACTGATGGAGAATTATTTTTGTATGTTGCTGAGTATTCCGCCACAACCCATTGAACGGAATACGCTGGATCAGCAACAGATCAATACGCCCCTGGCAACAGGAGTACCGGTACAGCTGCTGGCCAACCGGCCGGATGTGAAGGAAGCCGAATTCAGTTACATGAATGCATTCCATCTCACCAATGCTGCAAAGGCAGGGTTCTATCCCTCGTTGACCCTTAGCGCCAGCGGTGGCCTTCAAAGTGTGGATTTTGACAAACTGTTCAGTGTAAGCTCCCTTTTCGCCACAGCAACAGGTTCCCTGTTACAGCCTATACTGAACAAACGCCAGATAAGGACACAATATGAGGTATCACAGGCCAATCAGCAGATCGCCTATAATGGTTATAAAAAGACCATACTGAATGCTGCAAAAGAAGTATCGGATGCATTATTCAGCTATGACGCCCAACAGCAGCTTATCGGTTTTAAAAAGCAGGAGTTCCAGGAATATGATTCAGCCACACAGTATTCCCAGGAGCTGGTGAATAATGGTATGGGTAATTACCTGGATGTGATCACCGCGATGACCAATAAATTACAGGCAGAGCTCAACTATGTGGACGCCAAGTATGGCAAACTGAATGCTGTCATCCAGCTGTATAAGGCGCTGGGCGGCGGATGGAAGTGA
- a CDS encoding RDD family protein, with product MPVISIPTSFNIDVAFEVPSFGRRMASLFIDMAVELCYIIAASWLVGKLTEQIGPWDEDGRHNLWAIQLLVMAPLFLYHIIMEITTNGQSIGKKIMHLRVVNDNGGKASISQFLIRWLLRVSDLWIVVILILLLTLGSSADWQTFFIFLLGFGFLVTDIVLVASSKKSQRIGDLLAHTIVIRTNKHEDLSNTIFREVREDYVPVFPQVMHISDRDLNIIKNLLDNAHKTHRYDSLKMAADRVKDYLKIETDMEPYQFLDKLLEDYNYLSTNQRA from the coding sequence ATGCCGGTAATCAGCATCCCTACCTCCTTTAATATCGATGTGGCTTTTGAAGTGCCCAGCTTTGGCCGGCGCATGGCGTCCCTGTTTATCGATATGGCGGTGGAGCTGTGCTATATTATTGCCGCCAGCTGGCTGGTGGGAAAGCTCACCGAGCAGATCGGCCCCTGGGATGAAGACGGGCGGCATAATTTATGGGCCATTCAGCTGCTGGTAATGGCGCCTCTTTTTTTATACCATATCATCATGGAAATTACCACCAACGGGCAAAGCATCGGAAAAAAGATCATGCACCTGCGGGTAGTGAACGACAACGGGGGCAAGGCCAGTATCAGCCAGTTTTTGATCCGGTGGCTGCTCCGGGTGTCCGATCTCTGGATTGTGGTGATCCTTATATTGCTGCTGACCCTGGGAAGCAGCGCCGACTGGCAAACCTTTTTTATCTTCCTTCTGGGCTTCGGATTCCTGGTGACCGATATTGTACTGGTAGCCTCCTCCAAAAAATCCCAGCGTATCGGTGACCTGCTGGCGCATACCATCGTTATCCGGACAAATAAACACGAAGACCTCTCGAATACTATATTCCGGGAGGTACGGGAGGACTATGTTCCCGTTTTCCCGCAGGTGATGCACATTTCCGACCGGGACCTTAACATCATCAAAAACCTGCTGGATAATGCGCACAAGACCCATCGCTATGATTCGCTGAAAATGGCGGCAGACCGGGTAAAGGATTATCTGAAAATTGAAACGGATATGGAACCCTACCAGTTCCTGGACAAGCTGCTGGAGGATTATAACTATCTTTCCACCAATCAGCGTGCTTAG
- a CDS encoding plasmid pRiA4b ORF-3 family protein gives MAILKFRVYFEEDDSVYRDIAVLHTQTFFDLHETILKAFDFDNKHQATFFRSNDQWQKGREITLEQYADRTYRVGPLLMRTTTIGSEIKNTNQRFTYSYDFQKHWDFLIELINVAKDGNAAIEYPKITRTEGISPKQYGTKGLLGEKFADIEEKYDLTRSAEGFGEKGADGEDVGIDEGSEEFNDELDD, from the coding sequence ATGGCTATTTTAAAATTCAGGGTATATTTTGAAGAGGATGACAGTGTCTACCGAGATATTGCTGTGCTGCATACCCAAACCTTTTTTGACCTGCACGAAACGATTCTCAAGGCATTTGATTTTGACAATAAACACCAGGCTACTTTCTTCAGAAGCAACGATCAATGGCAGAAGGGCCGGGAAATAACGCTGGAACAATATGCTGACCGGACTTACCGGGTGGGTCCGCTCCTGATGCGTACCACCACCATTGGTTCCGAGATCAAGAATACCAACCAGCGTTTTACCTACAGTTACGACTTTCAAAAACACTGGGATTTTCTGATTGAGCTCATCAACGTTGCAAAGGACGGCAATGCGGCGATCGAATATCCCAAGATCACCCGTACAGAAGGCATCAGTCCCAAACAATACGGAACAAAAGGCCTGCTGGGCGAAAAGTTTGCCGATATCGAGGAAAAATATGATCTCACCCGGTCGGCAGAAGGCTTCGGTGAAAAAGGTGCGGATGGTGAAGACGTTGGTATTGATGAGGGCAGTGAGGAGTTCAATGATGAGCTGGATGATTAA
- a CDS encoding stage II sporulation protein M yields MREALFIKKNKDRWLKNQQQPPESPDDLAKSFTQLVDDLAYAKTFYPTSKTTQYLNKQASDMYLSIYQNRKEESSRLAYFWKYELPLVIYKHHRTVLFAFIVFVTFFLLAFFVAAKDQDVANNFFGENYVQKTMENIEEGNPFGIYESGNPVLSWLGIMINNIRVAFLFFVSGIFCGIPTLYKLAETGAMVGVFDQLFTSKGFGIQFWMVVFVHGTLEITAIILAGAAGFILGKSFLFPGTRKRIEAFREGAKDGVKIMIGILPAFIIAAFFEGLFTRLYNNASWFTTFITTASVLFVIWYFIIYPVQLARRSKRAAEGGIASDV; encoded by the coding sequence TTGAGAGAGGCGCTGTTCATTAAGAAAAACAAAGACCGCTGGCTGAAAAACCAACAGCAACCGCCGGAATCACCCGATGATTTGGCTAAATCATTTACCCAGCTGGTGGATGATCTGGCTTATGCCAAAACATTCTACCCCACCAGCAAGACCACACAGTACCTGAACAAACAGGCTTCCGATATGTATCTCAGCATTTACCAGAACCGGAAAGAAGAATCGAGCCGGCTCGCTTATTTCTGGAAATATGAGCTGCCCCTGGTTATCTACAAGCACCACCGCACCGTGTTGTTCGCGTTTATCGTATTTGTGACCTTTTTTTTACTCGCATTCTTTGTTGCGGCAAAAGACCAGGATGTTGCCAACAATTTTTTCGGAGAAAATTATGTGCAGAAAACAATGGAAAACATCGAGGAGGGCAATCCCTTCGGGATCTATGAATCCGGTAATCCCGTCTTAAGCTGGCTGGGCATCATGATCAATAATATCAGGGTGGCTTTCCTGTTTTTTGTATCGGGTATTTTCTGCGGGATCCCTACCTTATACAAACTCGCCGAGACGGGGGCCATGGTAGGTGTTTTTGATCAGCTTTTTACGTCAAAGGGGTTTGGCATTCAGTTCTGGATGGTGGTATTTGTACACGGTACCCTGGAAATAACCGCTATCATACTGGCCGGAGCAGCCGGGTTTATCCTGGGGAAGAGCTTCCTGTTCCCCGGTACCCGGAAACGCATCGAAGCCTTCCGGGAAGGCGCCAAGGACGGAGTAAAGATCATGATCGGTATATTACCGGCGTTCATTATTGCTGCTTTTTTTGAAGGACTTTTTACGAGGCTTTACAATAATGCCTCCTGGTTTACCACCTTCATAACAACTGCCTCGGTCCTTTTTGTAATCTGGTACTTTATCATTTATCCCGTTCAGCTGGCCCGCCGCAGCAAAAGAGCTGCAGAGGGGGGCATTGCAAGCGATGTATAA